A segment of the Candidatus Peregrinibacteria bacterium genome:
GGTCCTGAAAACGCTGAAATAATTGGGTAAGAATTTCCTTGATCTGGCGTTTTTCCAAATGTCATTTTATTTCCCTTAATCGGAAATTGTCCGAGAACTATAGCTCTTCGTCCTGAATCTCCTTTGGCAGAAATATGATTTGCCGCATGAAGAGAGAAAATGTGATTTTTCTTATTTTTGGAATTATTTCCGTTGTAAGTGTTCCAAGCATGACGTTCTATTCCAACGGTCATTGTTTTTGTTGTTCCCGCAGGAATATCAAATCTAGGAGAGAGGTGAATCCAAACAAGATTTCCGTCATAGTCTCCTGATGATACTCCAAGTTTGTTGTCTCCATCAAAAATTTTTACGAGACCAGCATCTTGAATCTTTCCATTTCCATTGTCGGTAATTCCGACATCGCTGATGTGGAGAGCTTCACTTGAAGATGCCGTAAGTTGTATCTTCAGAACAGGAACATTCACGACATCTGCCGGAAATTCTTGCGATGGAGGAGTGTCTGGAGAAAGTCTTGCTTTCAGAATTAATGGCTCTGGAATTGGGTATCCTCCACCACCTCCACAATTACTTGCCTGAATATTCAGACTGTAGAGGAGTCCTGCAGGATTGGAATATGGATCCGCAAATCCTGACAAATTCTTTACCCGAATTTTAAGAGTATTCGTTCCATTCACAAGAGCTGGTGCGACATTGTAAGAATCTTGAGTTCCAATTTGAAAATTATTTTCAGAAGCGTCTGCTCCAACGAGTGTTCCATTTAGCCATACTTCATATGAATTATCTGCCGCAATTTTGAGAGTTGCTGAATACACACTTTGAGTCCAACTGAAATTTTTTGTAAAAGTGTATGTTTCTTCATCGGTAGGATCTTCTACAAGTTCTGATTTCCAAATCCATTTTGCTCCTGGAATTGAAGCAGTCCACGTCGGATGCATCCATGGAGAGACCGCTTTCCTTCCTGTTTCTTCAACTGTTTCATTCATGTCGCTCAGAACATTTAATGTACATTCATTAGGAGGAACAGGGATTGGAGGAAGTGGCTGTGTACTTGGAACTACATCAATAATTTGAATTTTTTCAGTTTGATTATTCGCTACATATATTTTTTTTCCATTTGGTGCAACAGTAATTCCTGTGGGAGATCCTCCAACATTTATAGTGCGCACTACACTGCTACTTTCTAAATCAATCACCTCAACATTCCCATCTCCAACAAGAGTTACAAAAGCTCTTTTTCCATCTGGAGCAATCGCAATGTCTTCGGGGTTGCTAAATGGATTTTTTCCTACTGATATTCTTTTGCTGACGGAATAGTCAGAGAGATTCAGAACAAGAATCTGCTCAGATGAATTGTCCGCTACAAGTGCTTTTTTTCCATCTGGAGTGATGGCAATTCCGGTTGGAGTTCCTCCGACTTGAATTTTTCGATCAAGACGATATGCCGAAGGCGTAAATACTCCTACGGCGCCCTCTCCAGGAAGAGTTACAAGCGCTTTTGTTCCATCTGGAGTAATCGCAATGTCTTCTGGATTGCTGGAAGATTCACCTTCTGTCGATATTGCTCTTTCTACTATGAGATTAGAACTATTCATCACGAGAACAAAATCGCCTATTGTTTCTGCTACAAGAATTTTCGTGCTATCTGGAATAATCGCTATTCCCGTAGGAGATTCTTCTGTTTCAGTCGACGATCCTGAATGTATCTCTCGAACAGTGTGAGGTCCTCCTGGCGAAGAAGGAGAAATATCAATGTACTCAAGTGTTCCATCTCCCACAAGACTGACAACTGCTGTTTTTCCATCTGGAGTAATCGCAATGTCTTCTGGGTTACTATAGTCATTTGTTCCTACTGTCATTGTTCCATTTAAAACATAATCGTCCGTACTTGGCATTGGGACAGGAGGAAGTGGCTGCGGAATAGGAGGAAGTGGTTCTGGAGTTGGAACTGTGTTCTCTCCTTTCAAAATTTGATAGATCATGACAACAAGTCCAAATCGTGTTACGAGTCTTTGTGGTTCAAAATATTGAGGGCTATTTCTAAGGGGGAAAAAATTATATGCCTGAGCAGCTCCTGCATATGGTGCAAACCAGTCATACGAAAAAACATCGAGATAATCGTAGGGAAGGTTTTTCGGAAGATTGAATGTTTCCACTGCAATTTTTGTTGCTTCGGCTGTCGTAATAGGGGCTGCTGGTCTCATTGTTCCATCAGGATATCCTCTTAAAATTCCCTTGAGAACCGCCATCATCATATATGGACGATACCACTCCTTTTCGAGCATATCTCCGAATCTTCCATTGTTTTTCTTGCTGTCGTCATCCTTAATGAGTCCATATCGAGCGATAAGAATAATTTTCGCAAGTCCTGCCCTGTTGAGAATTTCATCTCCTCGAAATGATCCATCGCTATAACCGCCGACGGCGTTCAGGACATGGTATGCATATGCTGCCGCGAGTCCTTGTAATGTCTTTGGATCTGTATCATAAAACGGATTTTTGAATTCCGAATTTGTTCTTACCACGTCTTCAAATCCTTGTGGCGGCTCTGGAACTTGTATCTGTTCAGAAGTGCTACTTGTACTCGATTCTGAAGAGAAAATATCCGAAAATGGATCTTTTGCCTTAAAAAAATCATCCGCGGAAGAAGATTTCGCAGAAACTGGCTGAGCAACTGAAA
Coding sequences within it:
- a CDS encoding S-layer homology domain-containing protein, encoding MNILRTLVHKGTAVLMSIAIVLSVAQPVSAKSSSADDFFKAKDPFSDIFSSESSTSSTSEQIQVPEPPQGFEDVVRTNSEFKNPFYDTDPKTLQGLAAAYAYHVLNAVGGYSDGSFRGDEILNRAGLAKIILIARYGLIKDDDSKKNNGRFGDMLEKEWYRPYMMMAVLKGILRGYPDGTMRPAAPITTAEATKIAVETFNLPKNLPYDYLDVFSYDWFAPYAGAAQAYNFFPLRNSPQYFEPQRLVTRFGLVVMIYQILKGENTVPTPEPLPPIPQPLPPVPMPSTDDYVLNGTMTVGTNDYSNPEDIAITPDGKTAVVSLVGDGTLEYIDISPSSPGGPHTVREIHSGSSTETEESPTGIAIIPDSTKILVAETIGDFVLVMNSSNLIVERAISTEGESSSNPEDIAITPDGTKALVTLPGEGAVGVFTPSAYRLDRKIQVGGTPTGIAITPDGKKALVADNSSEQILVLNLSDYSVSKRISVGKNPFSNPEDIAIAPDGKRAFVTLVGDGNVEVIDLESSSVVRTINVGGSPTGITVAPNGKKIYVANNQTEKIQIIDVVPSTQPLPPIPVPPNECTLNVLSDMNETVEETGRKAVSPWMHPTWTASIPGAKWIWKSELVEDPTDEETYTFTKNFSWTQSVYSATLKIAADNSYEVWLNGTLVGADASENNFQIGTQDSYNVAPALVNGTNTLKIRVKNLSGFADPYSNPAGLLYSLNIQASNCGGGGGYPIPEPLILKARLSPDTPPSQEFPADVVNVPVLKIQLTASSSEALHISDVGITDNGNGKIQDAGLVKIFDGDNKLGVSSGDYDGNLVWIHLSPRFDIPAGTTKTMTVGIERHAWNTYNGNNSKNKKNHIFSLHAANHISAKGDSGRRAIVLGQFPIKGNKMTFGKTPDQGNSYPIISAFSGPEYLKVGEIGEWKITARDPKNGPLTYSVTWGDEGDFLARPSTSEIMASFNQTVTLTHSYQKAGKYNPRFVVTNNAGLTAETTVEVKVGILSPNNLPPVISGISAPTVLQVGQEGTLKVTASDPENGPLTYTVVWGDEPIQIQPYLVNQTATFSHTYSRAGTYTPTV